From the genome of Xiphophorus hellerii strain 12219 chromosome 11, Xiphophorus_hellerii-4.1, whole genome shotgun sequence, one region includes:
- the bhlha9 gene encoding class A basic helix-loop-helix protein 9 translates to MRQTTSNQRIPLSDFARTCLVSRIIDTMSCSSVTSSEFSEEELEIGALGQGDDDGGVKPSFQGSASDPEDGQNKKRNRPVRSKARRMAANVRERKRIMDYNQAFNALRVALNHDLSGKRLSKIATLQRAINRISALSVFLSSNPPNKPCSHRECHRSPAGPAVVGGSRLEQTRVAVPRLDHQSYVPWHASISQQLQPQQGPHLHRLSADPHAYMDNTVTSCPPSPHYPCYPTEGHFYASRGLCNSPDDHPPSPLRYPQMGDGLGYQSGMWTPCPQGYVDSFVEPPPTLGLPWQVSYMQEPEHSFPLCSDIL, encoded by the coding sequence ATGAGGCAGACAACTTCTAACCAACGAATTCCGCTCTCAGACTTTGCTCGGACTTGTCTGGTGTCCCGCATTATTGACACAATGAGCTGCAGCAGTGTCACCAGTTCCGAGTTTTCTGAGGAAGAGCTCGAGATTGGCGCGCTGGGACAAGGCGATGACGATGGAGGTGTCAAACCGTCTTTCCAAGGCAGCGCCAGCGACCCTGAGGATGGCCAGAACAAGAAGCGTAACAGACCGGTCCGTTCGAAGGCTCGGAGAATGGCTGCTAATGTGCGAGAGCGAAAGCGCATCATGGACTACAACCAAGCGTTCAATGCTCTCCGAGTTGCCCTGAATCATGACCTGAGTGGCAAACGGTTGTCTAAGATCGCCACTCTGCAGAGGGCCATCAACCGCATCTCTGCCCTCTCAGTATTCCTGAGTTCAAATCCTCCCAACAAGCCGTGCAGCCACCGGGAATGCCACAGGTCGCCTGCAGGACCAGCTGTGGTGGGAGGGTCTCGACTGGAACAGACCAGAGTTGCAGTTCCTCGCCTGGACCATCAAAGCTATGTCCCCTGGCATGCATCTATctctcagcagctgcagccgcAACAGGGGCCTCACCTCCACAGGCTGTCTGCGGATCCACACGCATATATGGATAACACGGTGACATCATGTCCACCTTCACCACACTACCCTTGTTATCCAACTGAGGGACATTTTTACGCCTCTCGTGGACTCTGCAACAGCCCTGATGATCACCCGCCCAGTCCGCTGCGATACCCTCAAATGGGTGATGGGTTGGGGTATCAGTCGGGAATGTGGACCCCGTGTCCTCAAGGATACGTGGACAGTTTTGTGGAGCCACCTCCTACTCTGGGGCTTCCATGGCAGGTGAGCTACATGCAGGAGCCAGAGCACAGCTTCCCTCTGTGCTCAGATATACTGTAA